The Antechinus flavipes isolate AdamAnt ecotype Samford, QLD, Australia chromosome 4, AdamAnt_v2, whole genome shotgun sequence genomic interval AGAGTtaactttgaaaatgaaaaaaaagaaaaaagaaagaaaagcaaaagcaaggCTTCCAAAGGGAGAATGTGAATCTAAGATGGAGGCAAGACTAGATCTTTGTCACATCTGAAGGCTCCTCCTAAAATAAATCTGAGGCTCTTCATGAAAAGGAGGAAGCAGCATCTGGCTCTCCCAAGAACAGCACAGCTGAGCCACAGGAGCCACCATCCGAGTTTCAGAGAGGAAATGGCCGCAGTTGGCTGTTACCTGCTCAGATGAACAGGGAATGCCATTTGCACCCAGATAACTAATGGAGACCCCTGTTGTCTTCCTGGGGCCTGCATTCAAGACATCCCAGAGAACTTCCCCAGACTTATCCCACTTCATGTGTTCAACATGGGGATAAGTGACACTGCCAGGAGGAAGCTATTTTTGAAATACTGGAGCCCCTGAGGGCCCAGGCCAATTGTCTCTCTTTACCCAATGAAGTCAAGGggtacaagagaaaaaaatccctttGGTGAGTTAATGGCTAGACATGGAACGTATGTAAGAAAGGATGTAATTTGCCTGAATGCAAAGACATGAAGTGACTCAGAGGGAAGAACCACCAAGAACACATACATAAAttgacaacaatgtaaatggaaagaatcataaaacaatttaaaatatatgttgcaattacaaagaagaaatatgagaactCCCTGCCAGGTCCTTTGCAGAGATGCAGGAGCCACACATAGGGCATTTGGCCAATTGTCATGTTTTCGCCCTCTATTGCTAACTTATAtcgattttttcctcttttacccTTAAAAAAGAGCCGGAGGGGAGAACACTGAAGGAAACCATGgtgattattattaaaaaaaaaaaaaaactatagtgatttttaaaagacaaaaatgcattCGAAGAGGAATGTTTGACTTCAAGGAAGAGCTCCACAAAGTCCTTCCTGAACTCCTCTGCAGGGGCCAGAAGGTCTGTGGGTGTGAATTCTTGAAGAGAAAACCAGGATTTGTTTAACtggtttgggggattttttttttttttttaaacaaaggagaGCTCTCCAGGAGGGGAGAGAAGTTAGTCAgcaggagcttatagtctaatgatgGAGACAATATGGAGGGGGATCCCATAGGAAAGGGCAGTCACTGCGCACGCCCCACGAGGCTATGGGGAGAATGCTGAGGAGGGGTCAGAAGTCCCCCTCCTACCTCCCCTCACCCCAAAGCCCTGTAGGAGGTAGGGGACCACCCCACCTCGGTCTCTCCCAGGGGCCCTGCCCCGCGGGCTGGGGCTGCTACTGCTCCAGCGCGCGGGCCCCCACACGGGGCTGCTGCTGGGCCCGGGCCCCGACACGGGGCTGCTGCTGGGCCCGGGCCCCGACACGGGGCTGCTGCTGGGCCCGGGCCCCGACCAGGAGCCGCGGCTGGGCCCGAGCCCCGACACCGGGCTGCTGCTGGGCCCGGGCCCCGACCAGGGGCTGCTTCTGGGCCCGGGCCCCGACCAGGAGCCGCGGCTGGGCCCGGGCCCCGACACCGGGCTGCTGCTGGGCCCGGGCCCCGACCAGGAGCCGCGGCTGGGCCCGGGCTCCGACACCGGGCTGCTGCTGGGCCCGGGCCCCCATACGGGGCTGCTGCTGGGCCCGGGCCCCGACCAGGAGCCGCGGCTGGGCCCGGGCTCCGACACCGGGCTGCTGCTGGGCCCGGGCCCCGACCAGGAGCCGCGGCTGGGCCCGGGCCCCGACCAGGAGCCGCGGCTGGCGGGGAAGGCCAGGACGCGCTGGGCTGAGCCCCAAACCGAGGTCGGCCGCGGTTCCGATCTGCAGCGGGGGCCCGGCGGCCGGACGCCCCTCGCGGGGGTGAGGAAGTTGCACTGCCGCGAAAGCGAGGGGGGCTGGCCCCAGGGCCTAGACATTCTCCTCATGGAAGCCGCGCCCCGCGCTGACGCGTCACCCGCTGAGGGCTCCCTCCGCCCCTCGAATTCGAGAAGCGCGGAGCGCAGGCTCAGAGCGTCCGGCGACGgagccccgccccctcccagcAGGCCTTGGACTCAAGCGCGCAGTTGGGGCGGAAGTAAGCTCATGGGTTTAGGGAAGCCTCGGTCATGTGCAGAAGGAGCTTCCGGTAATTATGCGGGCGGCCCCTAGGCTCGAGAGGAACCCTGATAAGCGCCGAGTTCAGACACGCCCCCTATTGGCGGGCGGCAGCCCTGCCCCGCACGAGCTCCTGGGCTTAGGACAAAGTGGCGCAGGCCCGCTGCTGCTCGAGTGGGAATCGGCCTAAGGGAAGCCGATGGTGCCTGGGAGACTGGGAGCAGTCAAAAAGGACTCTGGAAAATAAACGAGACGCAAAACGTCTAAGAACAAgtgatggggaaagaaaggaaaaagggctTCTTTAGGAAGCCTGGGCTCCCGGGAAGCACCCTTTGAGTTCATCAAAGGGACCCAAAGTTAACAGCCCGGGGAGGAACCCGGAGACGGGAAGTCCCAGGGATGGGCCAGCCAGGCAGCTGAGCCGGAGGCCTCGGGAGCGAGGGGGCAGCCGGTCTGCAGGGCCGGAGGCTCGTACCCCGGGGGCCTCGGGAGCGAGCtccttgggggagggagggggcgggggcAGCCGGTCTGCAGGGCCGGAGGCTCGTGCCCCGGAGGCCTCGGGAGCGAGCtccttgggggagggagggagggggcagcCGGTCTGCAGGGCCGGAGGCTCGTGCCCCGGAGGCCTCGGGAGCGAGCtccttgggggagggagggggcgggggcAGCCGGTCTGCAGGGCCGGAGGCTCGTGCTCCGGAGGCCTCGGGAGCGAGCTCCTTGGGGGTAGGAGGGGGCTGGTGCCCCGGAGGACCCGGGAGTACCTGCAGGGACAGAGCTGCAAGCTGGGAAGGGCTTAAAGGCCAAGCCCTACAAGAGCCGCGACCCTGGAGCCGCGTGGTCACGGGGAAGGCAACGGATGggtccaattactttttagtctctTTAGCCTCACGTGTCATGTCGCCATAAAAATGACTGGAGAGAAGGTGCCGCGTGGCGCCACATTTACTGCACCAATTCATTAATCTAAAGCTCACTTTCCCAACCTGTCAATGCTCCCGCACACACTTTAGCTCGTGCAGGGCTTCGTGGTCTGGTGTATCCTTCCGACGCTCATTGTTTTGGCAATTTCCCCATTTAGATTTCTGCTGTTGCTGTACTCATCTCCACGTGGGCCCCTCACTGGCGGGAGCAGGGGCCACTGGATGTAGGGATCCTCTCGCGGCACTGGGCATCTTGTGCAACCCCAAACCCTCATTTGCCTTTAATAGAGAGCCCGTGGGAGACTTTCAATGGGAATCCGCAGGGGTCTTACCATTCCCCCTGTAAAACAACAGACCAGTTCTTCCCGATCCCGTTTTACTCAAAAGGTACTATGACCACTCGACCCAATTCCCAACTTTCTTGCATCGTTTTTGGCCACGGGGAGGCACTTCTACAACCTAGTTCTGTCCCCAGCTCCCACTGAAGCAACATTTTCCTTTCAGATTTTACCAAAAAATGCCGTTCATTTTGATATTCAGTCTAAAAGCAGCAGcttgaaagcagaaaagtaatGCAGCCAGCAGTCTACCATATACTGAATATGGACAAAATTAGGGGGCCCAAAATTTCCTCAGAACAGACTCCCTTTTATTCTTACTTTTGCATGCCAGTTTGAAATCTACAAATGaactcattaaaataatttatcacaGTTTGCACATGTTTTTGAGGTGTGTACAGTATGCAATCAAAATAGGTGGATTAAGTGCACAACTTTTTCTAACACATTTACAGGAAACAAGTCTAAGGAACAAATCAGTCTTACAAGCCCTTATGTCATGTTTACAAGAATGACAAGCTTCTAAAGGCTTCGTAAGAGCTTTTCTTTTGACTTTAAGAGCTCAGGAAATACAAATGACATTTATTCCTCCTTTACACATTAAAAATACTAATACTTAAAGCACTAATTTCCATAGGCATCACATGCAGAAATACTACCACACAAAGTATGCTAGTGTTTTTCCTGCTTCTTGAAATGACTACATGTTTCAAGTACCATTAACCTATTGCACTAAGAATCTGACAGCATTACAGTGAATTATCTGAAGCCAAGTTTTAGGATatagttgctattttttttttttacaatatatatatatatacatatatataacataaatataactatataatttattaaaactaATTTGACAATGTACAAAATAAGACCAATTCACCAATGTGTCTTTTtgctatatgtatatgcacattttaaaaaaagcaaagaggcTTGCTATTCTAGTTCACGAGTTCTGGCTGAACATTAATTCTTCTAAGTGCTTCCTCAGGCATGCAAAACACTGGATTGACTGGCTTGATTTGTTCATCTCCTAACAGAGAAAGTCCAGCAATTCCAAATAAAGTATGAAAAGGGTCCACctatttggaaaagaaagcaagGTCAGTAATCACAATCTTGACACATTACAACAAAAGTTGAATGGTCGGTCTTTAATACCTATCTGGCATTAAACATGgtatttaaatatgaagaaaaatatggcCACAAGTAAACTGAGAAATGAAATAAAGGTGcactttttatttgcaaaacttaaaaaaatctgGGATGAAGGAAATCAAtacatttaattaaacaaaattattttggtatAAATTAATAACCCTAAATATTTAAGTAGCCAGCTGTTTTCCTCAATCTTGTTAGCAATTAAGAGAATCAAATTTCTTACAGCCCTTATAACCTTTTCTTAACAAGTGGTTTCTGCCCAACAGCATGCTATAACAAGACCACATGGAAATTATTTCATGTTCTCCATGTTTGAAACTTGTAAATAGCCAtataagggaaataattttttccaataaatCTATTTagtttgctattaaaaaaaaaaaaaaaaaaagcttcctccTCACATTGTTCTGTAATTTAACTGCCAGAGAGGGGCTTATAGTCACATAGTAAACAACTCGGCAATAATCAATAATCAACAAAAACCTCATTATTGCCTTTGACAATTTCCACCCAAAAACCAGTAATTCAAGAACTTGCCATATCTCCTGGTCTGTCTGCAAACCCTCCAGTCTCCTCATCTTGACAAGCCAAAATGAAACAGCGCAATTTGTCCCGGTCAATCCAGTGAAGCCTTCCAATTATTTTCAAGGAAGCTAAGACCCACCAGGAATAACATACATCTGGTAACTAAAGGAAGGAAAACACATATTTGTTACTATCACGACTATCCATCTCCTCATTAAATTGGCCCACAGATGAGAATGCTGTTTAGGACAGGCCAAGAATTTGGGCAAGGGAATGAAAAAGATCCCTCAAAAAACACTTATTTGGTATGAAGATGCCCCTCGGTTCTGGGAGGCTCCACAGTGCTTATTAAGAGTTTAGCTAGCAGTTAAAGGGGCAGATCACCTGCCCCCCCTGAACTCGGCCTCACTGCCTGGTCCAACTACTGGGTTTTTAGAAAGGATAAAATATCCTTTATGGGACATAAATCTGGCTTTTAGAAAACCAGCTAATGTCACAAAGAAAGGCCAAGGGGAAACATCTCGAGGGaagcatatgaacaaattacCTTTTCTGGTCGTCCATTGAGTCCACCGGATGGTAACTGGCGTTCACAAAGCCACCAGCCAAGCAAATCAGAATTGATTTGGTGCAACTGGCTAGTAATAGCCAGAAATCCTGTGCAACAATAGATCTAAAATTACAGACATAAAGGTTCAAATATGTAAACTTTATTTTGACTTCCATAGAATAGAATTATTGCTAAATTAAGGACAATTTTGGAAAAATGAGCCCTAGGAACTCCTTTGTTCCtccatataaatgtatttttacatgtaaaagaGAATACAATATTCATAGATAgggaatgtttattgatttgtacTCTAAAATCACATGATTGAAGTGCCAACAAAAGTTTCTAATCCCCAGTCACACGAGACTaaatctgcttctgctttctaaGGAACAGTGGGAAGATGTCATAAAGTGGTAGCTAATTccaaaaaaaatggatgaaaatagCTAGCTACTAATTTtaaatatagctatatatttaactaaatatatacaaaaacaaaatgtgcCACTGAACTTGTGTGATCATGTGACTTGAAACACTGGGTCAACATTCTAAAAACTTCTCGAATGCCTCAATATTTAGTGCAAGTCTTGATCACCTACCTGCCCAGCATGGGACTCGGAACCTGGCCTGCATCCAAATCCACCATCAAAGTTCATACAGGATAAGACAAATTCTATTGCCTTTTCAATATTGATGGCATCTAGCTTTCCCTACAAAACAAAGtggttttttaaaatgacattccaaagaaagagataaactaaatttaaataaaaatgtttaaaactcACCAAAAGTGCTAATGTTGCCACAGCACAGAAAGAAAATCTTGTATCAATCTcacctgaagaaaaaaagatcccaTTATTATAAACACCCCAGGAAATACTTGTGGATCCTATTATATCAAGATCTGTGATCCTCCCCATTTAACATACAACTACATCATTCCTCCAGTTAGCAAAGCTGAAAAGGACAATCTAGTGCCCCTGGATATCGCCattatgatcttatttgatcctttaCAAAGCTGGGAGTTCCAGGGGAAGCAGACTGCCTAGTTCCAAAGCTAAGTAAGGGCAAAACTAGATTAGGAAGCACAGGAATGTTAACTCTTCCCCCCTTCTtataaaaaccaaaccaaattgGATTTTTCACATCCCATCAAGCAGCTGGTATCCAGTCAATCTCTTTCCTAGACAGCATAGTCTGCACTGTGAGAAAATACTTATATAGGAGGTAAAATGCTGTCTTCTCACTTTTAATCTTCAAATATTCAGCAAGTttgtaaagttttcttttttttttaactccctcCTTTCCagtgcagattttttttaaaaagaaaatatcaaaaaactTTACAAAGCCACCAAATATCAGGGGGGAAATTTACCTACCTTATCATCCTAGACTTGCCCCCTCTGATCCAGTGCTCACGTATGCTGAAATTTAATTACTACAGTGCATGCTGGAACTTCCAGCAGACAGACATATCTCCAGCTGCTTAGTGGGACCTGAAAAGAGGGCAAACTTAAAAggtttaatttttagaaaaaaaagtccCAGAGATACATGGACACATCAACTTGCCAAATCAGCTCctaaaaaatgagtttaaaaaaaaaaaaaaaaaacagcctagcGCCGAgtaccttttttccctctttatacCTACTCCCTGTACTAGCACTTAAAACCTATTTTGATGGCGCAATTCTAGTCATTATGGCTAAACTGACATAAAAAGCATTACCCCAGATGTCTCCAGCAAAGGACCCATCTTCTTTCTGTAGACTTTGTACATATTCAACAACTTTATTTACATCAATTACATTAAGACTATCATAAAGAGTAAGAATCTGCAAAATAAAAGATGCAGTAATTACTAAATTTTAAGTCAATGACCTTCATAATACTCTTTGCATCTGTCCAATTTTCCAAAGCTTAAGCAGGGCCTTTCTACATTTATCTCTACTTCTTTCCTATTCCAATTGTAATCGCTCCCAAGTCACTAACTTTTCTACGTTCCCATCCCAAGGATTAGAGCCTACAAATAGCCAGCTAAGGCCATAGGCCTTAAGCTCAAAGGTCCCAAGGAGGGCAAGGCGGTGGCCACCAAAGCCTGGAACCACCTCACCCCCCACTCCTCGGTTCTGAAAATCACCAATTACTAACTGGGGACGCTTAAGGAGCTAAGAGACGTCCCCCGCTCAAGGCCTCAGAGTAATTCTAGAGCTAAAGTTGAGTTATACATCAGCTCTGGATTCAGGTAATACATGCCGTCACATCATTGACCTTGAAGGGAGCAGCCCTCCCCCAAACCCGAGGGCCTCACTACAAGTGCCCCCCGGGGCCCACGTACCTGGATGGCACTCAGCGTGTACAGAAGGTGAGGGTCGTGGCCCAGGCTGGCGCTGATGCCGCCGCACTCGTGCTGGCAAGCCTTGATGAAGGCCAGGATCTCCTCGCGGTTCATGCGGTGAAGCTGCCCCATCAGGTCCATCACCGTCAGGCCCCAGTAGATCCCGCTCATCCTCAAGTACTCGGACATACAGTATTCCTGAAACGTGGGGTCGGATCCCGTCGGACTCCGGCGTTCCCGGCACCCCGCTCACTACTGCGCATGCTTACGGGGGTGGGGGACTCCAACGGGCATGCGCGAAATGAAACGGGAGAGAATCTGCAAAGCCCAAACCTGGCTACAACTCCCCGGGACCTCAGACTACAAGGGGAGTCCCTCTGGCTCAAGGGACACAGCTCCGGCCCTGACCCCTACCCAGAGGCACCATCGAGGGGCGGGgctgggcctggggtcaggaaccccttcccccaaaaaaaaccgGTTCAGGGAGCGACCCGAGACCCGCGGACACTTAGTCTCAAGGAACGACCTCGACAACGAGCCCGcgtccccttccctccccacagtCGCGGATCCCAGTTAACGCCCAACCGCTCCCGCCCCACGCCGGGCGCTCCAGGTCTCAGCCACTCTAGAACTCGTAAGAGGAAGCATCAGGGCGGAGGCTCAGCTAATACATGCCACGACATCACGGACCGGAGGAGCCCGAGTCCCAGCCCCCGTCCCCCCGCCCTCCCCGGCCGCGGACACGCACATAGTCGTCCTTGCGGGCCCCGTAGGCCGAGATGTAGCTGGCGTGCTTCTCCAGCAGCAGCGTGTCGGGCGCGTCGGGCTGCAGCACCACGTCCTTCTCCGGGGTTCCCTTTCAAAATCAAAGGCCCGGAATCAGACCCGGCTCCCAGAGCCGCGGAGGAACCGAGGAAATCCCCGGGACTCCCCGGCCCCCGCCCCCACCGAAGCGCAGGGTTAGGGTTAGTGGCGCGTCTAGATCCGAAGGGCCCCCGAACGGCCGCCGGCCCTGGGCCCTCCGCGGAGCAGACACTCACCATGGCGAAGTCCGGAAGGAAAGGACGAGAACGGCCGCTCGCGCCCCAAGTCACTCGGAGCGTGCGTCAGTGCGCACGCAGGCCCCCGACGCACTGCTGGCGTAGGAGGTCCCGTCCTGCCCCAAGGACCTACCCGCTTTTCGAGGTGTCCACGCCTCTGCCTGCTCAGAAAGGCCGAGGGCGCATGCGCAGAAGCGAATGACCCTCCCGCGCCCTGCGTCCGGGTGCTGAGGCTCCTTTTCGGCTTTGGGAGGATGATTTTGGCGACCGCTAGGGGACGCCAGAGCTGACAGCCCGCTGAGCCTGGAGGTCGGGAGGCCCGAGTCCTAAAGCACTCGGTGAACCCCACTTTCCCCTCGGGAACGGGCAGCCTCCCAGCGGCCGCAGTCAGGTCCCCCAGCTCCGGGAGCTCCGAGAACGCCCTGCCCGGGGTCCGGCCCCAGGAAGGGCCCCGAGCCGGAGCCCCGAGCCTCTTTTTCCCCCGGGGGAGCTCTCCTCCCGGTCCGAACCGGGCCCGGCGCTTCTGCTCCAAGGCGGGGAGGGGGGCGCAGGGGAAAGAGCAGCCCGGGCGCGACTGAAGGGAGAGGAGCCGAgaggccggggggggggggggggggagaaccaGTGCGCacaggagtgggggtggggggggggagaaccaGTGGGCacaggagtgggggtggggggggggagaaccaGTGGGCATAGGAGTGGGGccgtggggggggggagggggagaaccaGTGGGCACAGGAGTGGGGCCGTGGGGGGGCCAGTGACCCGTGTACCCCCGGCCACATCTAGGGGTGATGCTGTCTCTGGAGCGGCCTACCTCTGGGGTCCCCCCTCCCCGGGAAGCAGCCGGCCACAGCCGGGAGTCCCTGGCCCCAGCCCAGCCGCAGACTCCGGGGTCCCTGCTCCCCGGGAAGCAGCCAGCCACAGCCGGGAGTCCCTGGCCCCAGCCCAGCCGCAGACTCCGGGGTCCTCCTCTCCCGGACCCTTCCCCTCTCTGCGGGCTCCTCCATCCAAAGGAAGGAGGGCCAGCCCCTGGGTGAGACAACTGGAGGCTGTTAGGAGCACAGCGCCTGGCACCCACGGGCACTCAGCCCCCTCAGACTCGCTGCTCTAGACACCCAGAAGTTGCCTAAATGTCTATGGCTGTGGCA includes:
- the RABGGTB gene encoding geranylgeranyl transferase type-2 subunit beta, which translates into the protein MGTPEKDVVLQPDAPDTLLLEKHASYISAYGARKDDYEYCMSEYLRMSGIYWGLTVMDLMGQLHRMNREEILAFIKACQHECGGISASLGHDPHLLYTLSAIQILTLYDSLNVIDVNKVVEYVQSLQKEDGSFAGDIWGEIDTRFSFCAVATLALLGKLDAINIEKAIEFVLSCMNFDGGFGCRPGSESHAGQIYCCTGFLAITSQLHQINSDLLGWWLCERQLPSGGLNGRPEKLPDVCYSWWVLASLKIIGRLHWIDRDKLRCFILACQDEETGGFADRPGDMVDPFHTLFGIAGLSLLGDEQIKPVNPVFCMPEEALRRINVQPELVN